A window from Flammeovirgaceae bacterium encodes these proteins:
- the gatB gene encoding Asp-tRNA(Asn)/Glu-tRNA(Gln) amidotransferase subunit GatB — protein sequence MDKATSDKYQPVIGLEVHAQLLTNSKIYSSDPVAFGGEPNAQVGVVTLAHPGTLPKLNKRVVEQAIKMGLACHSEISRHQVFDRKNYFYPDLPKGYQLTQDRTPICKGGHITIRTKHIQDTDVPLNRIHIEEDAGKSIHLDGEEDTLIDLNRAGVPLIEIVTLPVIGSAAQAGAFYSEVRKLVRYLGICDGNMEEGSLRCDANISIKKKGDTVLGKKVEVKNMNSIRNLQRAIEHEIERQVSLLEEGGEVVSETRAFNVGPGTTSAMRTKEELNDYRYFPDPDLSPLHISDEWISEIRKTMPALPEELYQRFVRDFSLPQYDALVLTESREMAEYYLAACRFSPHYKAVSNWVMGPVKSYLNDKGIDFVDFPVAPGKLSELVGLVVEGKVGFANAAQKLLPALIKNSSESVLGLAARLHLVQDSDEGAIGKMVEEVLHDFPAKVMEYKKGKKGLISMFMGEIMKKSQGKADPKMASSLLQKKLSEI from the coding sequence ATGGATAAAGCAACAAGCGATAAATATCAACCCGTGATCGGGCTGGAGGTACATGCCCAATTGCTGACCAACAGTAAAATTTATAGCTCGGACCCCGTGGCCTTTGGTGGGGAGCCCAATGCCCAGGTAGGCGTTGTTACACTGGCGCACCCTGGCACCCTTCCCAAACTCAACAAGCGTGTGGTGGAGCAGGCCATTAAAATGGGGCTGGCCTGCCATAGCGAAATATCGCGGCATCAGGTTTTTGACAGGAAAAATTATTTCTACCCCGACCTGCCCAAGGGCTACCAGCTCACGCAAGACCGTACGCCCATTTGCAAGGGCGGCCATATAACCATCCGCACGAAGCACATCCAGGATACCGATGTGCCGCTCAACCGGATACACATTGAGGAGGATGCTGGCAAGTCCATCCACCTGGACGGGGAAGAGGACACCCTTATTGATTTGAACCGGGCGGGCGTTCCTTTGATTGAAATTGTGACCCTGCCCGTGATCGGAAGTGCCGCACAGGCCGGTGCCTTTTATTCCGAAGTACGGAAGCTTGTCCGGTACCTGGGCATATGCGATGGCAACATGGAGGAAGGGTCGCTGCGGTGCGATGCCAATATTTCCATAAAGAAAAAGGGCGATACCGTGCTGGGCAAGAAAGTGGAGGTAAAGAACATGAATTCCATCCGCAACCTGCAACGTGCGATCGAACATGAAATTGAAAGACAGGTTTCCTTGCTGGAAGAAGGCGGGGAAGTGGTGTCGGAAACCAGGGCTTTCAATGTGGGGCCAGGCACCACCAGCGCCATGCGTACCAAAGAGGAATTGAACGACTACCGCTATTTCCCCGACCCCGACTTAAGCCCGCTACACATATCGGATGAATGGATCAGTGAAATAAGGAAAACGATGCCCGCACTTCCCGAAGAACTGTACCAACGGTTCGTCCGCGATTTTTCCCTCCCACAATATGATGCCCTGGTCCTTACCGAAAGCAGGGAAATGGCGGAATATTACCTGGCTGCCTGCCGATTTTCCCCACATTACAAGGCGGTCTCCAACTGGGTCATGGGACCGGTGAAATCGTATTTGAACGACAAGGGTATTGATTTCGTGGATTTTCCCGTTGCCCCAGGCAAATTGTCCGAACTGGTAGGGCTGGTAGTGGAAGGCAAAGTGGGCTTTGCCAATGCCGCTCAAAAGCTCCTCCCCGCGTTGATAAAAAATTCAAGCGAAAGCGTGTTGGGGCTGGCGGCACGCCTCCACCTTGTCCAGGACAGTGATGAAGGGGCCATCGGTAAAATGGTGGAAGAAGTGCTCCATGACTTTCCGGCCAAGGTCATGGAATACAAGAAGGGAAAGAAGGGATTAATCTCTATGTTTATGGGCGAAATCATGAAAAAGTCACAGGGCAAGGCCGACCCTAAAATGGCCAGTAGTTTGTTGCAAAAAAAATTAAGCGAGATATGA
- the alaS gene encoding alanine--tRNA ligase, with protein sequence MDSGSIRQKFLDFFEKRAHLIVPSAPLVLKNDPSLLFTNSGMVQFKDYFLGNATPKSKRIADTQKCLRVSGKHNDLEDVGFDTYHHTMFEMLGNWSFGDYFKKEAIAWAWELLTEEYKLPKGRLYASVFGGDKEDNLPADTEALEYWKPIVGEDRIIYGTKKDNFWEMGDTGPCGPCSEIHIDLRPQEEVDKVPGKELVNKDHPQVVEIWNLVFIQFNRLSSGMLENLPDKHVDTGMGFERLCMAIQGKESNYDTDVFAPLIGFIAKAANTRYGSDGRKDIAIRVMADHVRAVSFAIADGQLPSNTGAGYVIRRILRRAVRYGFSYLGFKEPFLNKLVPLLADQLKKVFPELSRQQEYVARVIVEEELSFLRTLEKGLKRLEGIEAQLQGGIIDGELAFELYDTFGFPFDLTSLIAREKGLNVDEKGFLSEMEKQKARSKADASRETGDWEKVSEGGTPEFVGYGNTEAKARLLRYRKVKQKNKELYQLVFDRTPFYAESGGQVGDTGWIEAGKEKVKVTDTKKENELIVHYTERLPENPKATFDLKVDAHKRQLTMANHSSTHLMHAALRKVLGTHVEQKGSLVNDKILRFDFSHFAPMTEEEIGEVEALVNQKVRENIPLQEQRNIPIEEAKKMGAMALFGEKYGDFVRVVTFGANFSVELCGGTHVPATGEIGFFKIVSESSVAAGVRRIEAVTAEGAERYLHDEVKLLREVRGLLKHPKDLVLATQNLVEEKHQLEKKLEGMYQQQANMVKEALAQKSKQLNGRTIIVEKVELPHGDALKNIAYALRNQFEDLFMVLAANVNGKPQVAVMLGPKTEAEKKFHAGEMVKTLAKEIGGGGGGQPFYATAGGKNLSGLDAVVKKGREMAGHG encoded by the coding sequence ATTGATTCAGGCTCGATAAGGCAGAAATTCCTCGATTTTTTCGAAAAAAGGGCACATTTGATCGTCCCTTCGGCACCCCTCGTGCTGAAAAACGACCCCAGTTTGTTGTTTACCAATTCGGGCATGGTCCAGTTCAAAGACTACTTCCTGGGCAATGCCACGCCCAAAAGCAAACGCATTGCCGATACCCAAAAATGCCTCCGGGTGAGCGGAAAGCACAACGACCTGGAAGACGTGGGGTTTGATACCTACCACCACACCATGTTCGAAATGCTGGGCAACTGGTCCTTTGGAGATTATTTTAAAAAAGAGGCCATCGCCTGGGCATGGGAATTACTTACCGAAGAGTACAAGCTTCCCAAAGGGAGGCTCTATGCCAGTGTGTTTGGTGGTGATAAGGAGGACAACCTTCCCGCTGACACGGAGGCGCTGGAGTATTGGAAACCCATAGTAGGGGAAGACAGGATTATCTATGGCACCAAAAAGGACAACTTTTGGGAGATGGGGGATACCGGGCCATGCGGCCCCTGCTCGGAAATACATATCGACCTAAGGCCACAGGAGGAGGTAGACAAGGTACCGGGCAAGGAATTGGTGAACAAAGACCATCCCCAGGTGGTGGAGATATGGAACCTCGTGTTCATCCAGTTCAACAGGCTGTCCTCCGGGATGCTGGAAAACCTTCCCGACAAGCACGTGGACACCGGCATGGGCTTTGAGCGGCTGTGCATGGCCATCCAGGGGAAGGAGTCGAATTATGATACGGATGTTTTCGCCCCACTTATTGGTTTTATCGCCAAAGCCGCCAATACCCGCTACGGGAGCGATGGAAGAAAGGATATCGCCATTCGGGTGATGGCAGATCATGTGCGGGCGGTGTCGTTTGCCATTGCTGACGGGCAGTTGCCATCCAATACCGGGGCTGGCTATGTGATCAGGAGGATATTGAGAAGGGCTGTGAGGTATGGGTTTTCCTATTTGGGTTTCAAAGAGCCGTTCCTCAATAAATTGGTGCCCTTGTTGGCCGATCAGCTAAAGAAAGTCTTTCCGGAACTCAGCCGCCAGCAGGAGTATGTGGCGCGTGTGATCGTGGAAGAGGAACTGTCTTTTTTGAGGACACTTGAAAAAGGCTTGAAGCGCCTCGAAGGTATTGAAGCGCAGTTGCAAGGGGGGATTATTGACGGGGAGTTGGCTTTTGAACTTTATGATACGTTTGGGTTTCCTTTTGACCTTACCTCCCTTATTGCCCGGGAGAAGGGGCTGAATGTGGATGAAAAAGGTTTTCTGTCGGAAATGGAAAAACAAAAAGCCCGGTCCAAGGCCGATGCGTCCAGGGAAACCGGTGACTGGGAAAAGGTAAGCGAAGGGGGCACGCCCGAATTTGTGGGTTATGGGAACACGGAGGCCAAGGCCAGGCTGCTGCGCTATCGCAAGGTGAAGCAAAAAAACAAAGAACTCTATCAATTGGTGTTTGACCGCACCCCATTCTATGCCGAAAGCGGTGGCCAGGTGGGCGATACCGGCTGGATTGAAGCGGGCAAGGAAAAGGTCAAGGTCACCGACACCAAAAAGGAAAATGAGCTGATCGTGCACTACACCGAAAGGCTACCGGAAAACCCGAAGGCAACGTTTGACCTGAAGGTGGATGCGCACAAAAGGCAACTTACCATGGCCAACCACTCTTCCACGCACCTGATGCACGCGGCATTGCGGAAAGTACTGGGCACCCATGTGGAGCAAAAAGGCTCCCTGGTGAATGACAAGATATTGCGCTTCGACTTTTCCCATTTTGCGCCCATGACGGAGGAGGAAATTGGAGAAGTGGAGGCCTTGGTGAACCAGAAGGTACGTGAAAACATACCCTTGCAGGAACAGCGGAACATTCCTATTGAAGAGGCAAAAAAAATGGGCGCCATGGCCTTGTTTGGGGAGAAATATGGCGACTTTGTGCGTGTTGTCACCTTTGGCGCCAACTTTTCGGTGGAGTTATGTGGCGGTACGCATGTGCCCGCCACGGGCGAAATAGGGTTTTTCAAAATTGTTTCGGAAAGCTCGGTGGCCGCTGGGGTAAGGCGCATCGAGGCCGTGACCGCAGAGGGGGCAGAGCGCTACCTCCATGACGAGGTAAAACTGCTTCGGGAGGTGCGGGGGCTGCTGAAGCACCCCAAAGACCTTGTGCTGGCAACCCAAAACCTCGTGGAGGAAAAACACCAACTCGAAAAGAAGCTGGAAGGAATGTACCAGCAGCAGGCCAACATGGTAAAGGAAGCGCTTGCACAAAAAAGCAAACAACTCAACGGCCGGACCATAATCGTAGAAAAAGTAGAGCTGCCCCATGGGGATGCGTTGAAAAATATTGCCTACGCCCTGCGCAACCAGTTTGAAGATTTGTTTATGGTATTGGCCGCCAATGTGAATGGCAAGCCCCAGGTGGCCGTTATGCTGGGGCCAAAAACGGAAGCAGAAAAAAAATTCCATGCGGGGGAAATGGTCAAAACCCTTGCCAAAGAAATAGGGGGAGGAGGTGGCGGCCAGCCTTTCTATGCCACGGCAGGGGGAAAGAACCTTAGTGGATTGGATGCTGTTGTGAAAAAAGGCAGGGAAATGGCAGGCCATGGATAA